A portion of the Salminus brasiliensis chromosome 9, fSalBra1.hap2, whole genome shotgun sequence genome contains these proteins:
- the LOC140562020 gene encoding E3 ubiquitin-protein ligase TRIM39-like isoform X2 gives MTELPSQQLKEGRRKSIEQPPSLSRDSSGLLSEDQFLCSICLDVFTDPVSTPCGHNFCMNCIKTCWGDGQQCHCPLCKEKFTKRPELKVNRTLREVVNHFKKKSSLDKTEVLCEVCTGVKQKALKSCLDCVVSFCNSHLEPHYNVLRLKKHKLINPVENLENYICQKHDKPLELFCRDDQTFVCLFCTEGDHRTHNTVSIEEESGQKKTQLGKTQTEVQQMIQDRQKKIREIRHSAELRKRNTEKEISDSVEVFTALVRSIERSQADLLEVMEEKQKAAERQAEDLIKDLEQEITELQRRDTELEQLSHTEDHLHLLQIYPSLCSPPHTSTWTDLSIDPHLSAETVRSALSELQKSLNEELTKTLNEKIRESVSTELKRIQQYAVDVTLDPDTASPYLLLTDDGKEVRDGDSKQNLPDNPRRFYKCVSVLGKEGFSSGRFYYEVQVSGKTNWTLGVARESINRKGGNNLNPQNGCWIVILRNGNKYKACAGPSVLLTLREKPQKVGVFVDYEEGLVSFYDVEARSHIYSFTGQSFIEKLYPYFGPCRNDGGKNSSPLIISPVSNYA, from the exons atgacTGAACTTCCATCACAACAATTAAAAGAAGGCAGAAGGAAGAGCATAGAACAACCACCTTCCT TATCTCGTGACTCTAGTGGTCTCCTGTCTGAAGATCAGTTCCTGTGTTCTATCTGCCTGGATGTGTTCACTGATCCTGTCTCTACTCCATGTGGACACAACTTCTGTATGAACTGTATTAAAACATGCTGGGGCGATGGTCAGCAGTGTCACTGTCCATTGTGTAAAGAGAAATTCACAAAGAGACCAGAACTGAAGGTCAATAGAACACTGAGAGAGGTGGTGAACCACTTCAAGAAGAAAAGTAGTCTTGATAAAACTGAGGTTCTCTGTGAGGTCTGCACTGGAGTAAAGCAGAAAGCCCTGAAATCCTGTCTGGATTGTGTTGTGTCTTTCTGTAATTCTCATTTAGAGCCTCATTATAATGTTCTACGACTTAAGAAACACAAGTTAATAAACCCAGTGGAGAACCTGGAGAACTACATCTGCCAGAAGCACGATAAACCCCTGGAGCTGTTCTGTAGAGATGACCAGACGTTTGTGTGTCTGTTCTGCACTGAAGGAGATCACAGGACTCACAACACTGTTTCTATAGAGGAGGAGAGTGGACAGAAGAAG ACTCAGCTGGGGAAGACACAGACAGAGGTGCAGCAGATGATtcaagacagacagaagaagatCAGAGAGATCAGACACTCAGCAGAGCTCAGAAAA agaaacacagagaaggaGATTTCAGACAGTGTTGAGGTCTTCACTGCTCTGGTGCGCTCCATTGAGAGAAGCCAGGCTGACCTGCTTGAGGTGATGGAGGAGAAGCAGAAAGCAGCAGAGAGGCAGGCTGAAGACCTCATTAAAGATCTGGAGCAGGAAATCACTGAGCTACAGAGGAGAGACACTGAGCTGGAGCAGCTCTCACACACTGaggaccacctccacctcctacaG ATTTACCCCTCCCTCTGCAGCCCCCCACACACCAGCACCTGGACTGACCTCAGTATTGACCCTCATCTGAGTGCAGAGACTGTGAGGAGCGCTCTGTCTGAACTTCAGAAGAGTCTGAATGAAGAACTCACTAAAACTCTGAATGAGAAGATCAGAGAATCAG TCTCAACAGAACTGAAGAGGATTCAGCAGTATGCAG tGGATGTGACTCTGGATCCTGATACAGCTTCTCCATATCTCCTCCTGACCGATGATGGAAAAGAAGTGAGAGATGGAGACAGTAAACAAAATCTTCCTGACAATCCAAGGAGATTTTATAaatgtgtttctgttctggGAAAAGAGGGATTTTCCTCAGGGAGATTTTACTATGAGGTGCAGGTCAGTGGGAAAACTAACTGGACTTTAGGAGTGGCCAGAGAGTCCATTAACAGGAAGGGTGGAAATAACCTTAACCCACAGAATGGATGCTGGATTGTAATTTTGAGGAATGGGAATAAGTATAAGGCATGTGCTGGTCCCTCTGTTCTCCTCACCCTGAGAGAGAAGCCCCAGAAGGTGGGGGTGTTTGTGGATTATGAGGAGGGTCTGGTCTCCTTTTATGATGTGGAGGCCAGGTCTCATATCTACTCTTTCACTGGTCAGTCTTTCATTGAGAAACTCTATCCATACTTTGGCCCGTGTCGTAATGATGGAGGTAAAAACTCATCTCCACTGATCATCTCACCCGTATCAAACTATGCATAA
- the LOC140562020 gene encoding E3 ubiquitin-protein ligase TRIM39-like isoform X1, with the protein MLGRLWITWEAVRLDDLINFIKKKESMTEWCEAEQLKHVLIFYSYTVSRDSSGLLSEDQFLCSICLDVFTDPVSTPCGHNFCMNCIKTCWGDGQQCHCPLCKEKFTKRPELKVNRTLREVVNHFKKKSSLDKTEVLCEVCTGVKQKALKSCLDCVVSFCNSHLEPHYNVLRLKKHKLINPVENLENYICQKHDKPLELFCRDDQTFVCLFCTEGDHRTHNTVSIEEESGQKKTQLGKTQTEVQQMIQDRQKKIREIRHSAELRKRNTEKEISDSVEVFTALVRSIERSQADLLEVMEEKQKAAERQAEDLIKDLEQEITELQRRDTELEQLSHTEDHLHLLQIYPSLCSPPHTSTWTDLSIDPHLSAETVRSALSELQKSLNEELTKTLNEKIRESVSTELKRIQQYAVDVTLDPDTASPYLLLTDDGKEVRDGDSKQNLPDNPRRFYKCVSVLGKEGFSSGRFYYEVQVSGKTNWTLGVARESINRKGGNNLNPQNGCWIVILRNGNKYKACAGPSVLLTLREKPQKVGVFVDYEEGLVSFYDVEARSHIYSFTGQSFIEKLYPYFGPCRNDGGKNSSPLIISPVSNYA; encoded by the exons ATGTTGGGCCGTTTGTGGATCACATGGGAAGCTGTTCGTTTAGATGATTTAATAAActtcattaaaaagaaagaaagtatgACAGAATGGTGTGAAGCTGAGCAACTCAAACATGTTCTTATTTTCTACTCATACACAGTATCTCGTGACTCTAGTGGTCTCCTGTCTGAAGATCAGTTCCTGTGTTCTATCTGCCTGGATGTGTTCACTGATCCTGTCTCTACTCCATGTGGACACAACTTCTGTATGAACTGTATTAAAACATGCTGGGGCGATGGTCAGCAGTGTCACTGTCCATTGTGTAAAGAGAAATTCACAAAGAGACCAGAACTGAAGGTCAATAGAACACTGAGAGAGGTGGTGAACCACTTCAAGAAGAAAAGTAGTCTTGATAAAACTGAGGTTCTCTGTGAGGTCTGCACTGGAGTAAAGCAGAAAGCCCTGAAATCCTGTCTGGATTGTGTTGTGTCTTTCTGTAATTCTCATTTAGAGCCTCATTATAATGTTCTACGACTTAAGAAACACAAGTTAATAAACCCAGTGGAGAACCTGGAGAACTACATCTGCCAGAAGCACGATAAACCCCTGGAGCTGTTCTGTAGAGATGACCAGACGTTTGTGTGTCTGTTCTGCACTGAAGGAGATCACAGGACTCACAACACTGTTTCTATAGAGGAGGAGAGTGGACAGAAGAAG ACTCAGCTGGGGAAGACACAGACAGAGGTGCAGCAGATGATtcaagacagacagaagaagatCAGAGAGATCAGACACTCAGCAGAGCTCAGAAAA agaaacacagagaaggaGATTTCAGACAGTGTTGAGGTCTTCACTGCTCTGGTGCGCTCCATTGAGAGAAGCCAGGCTGACCTGCTTGAGGTGATGGAGGAGAAGCAGAAAGCAGCAGAGAGGCAGGCTGAAGACCTCATTAAAGATCTGGAGCAGGAAATCACTGAGCTACAGAGGAGAGACACTGAGCTGGAGCAGCTCTCACACACTGaggaccacctccacctcctacaG ATTTACCCCTCCCTCTGCAGCCCCCCACACACCAGCACCTGGACTGACCTCAGTATTGACCCTCATCTGAGTGCAGAGACTGTGAGGAGCGCTCTGTCTGAACTTCAGAAGAGTCTGAATGAAGAACTCACTAAAACTCTGAATGAGAAGATCAGAGAATCAG TCTCAACAGAACTGAAGAGGATTCAGCAGTATGCAG tGGATGTGACTCTGGATCCTGATACAGCTTCTCCATATCTCCTCCTGACCGATGATGGAAAAGAAGTGAGAGATGGAGACAGTAAACAAAATCTTCCTGACAATCCAAGGAGATTTTATAaatgtgtttctgttctggGAAAAGAGGGATTTTCCTCAGGGAGATTTTACTATGAGGTGCAGGTCAGTGGGAAAACTAACTGGACTTTAGGAGTGGCCAGAGAGTCCATTAACAGGAAGGGTGGAAATAACCTTAACCCACAGAATGGATGCTGGATTGTAATTTTGAGGAATGGGAATAAGTATAAGGCATGTGCTGGTCCCTCTGTTCTCCTCACCCTGAGAGAGAAGCCCCAGAAGGTGGGGGTGTTTGTGGATTATGAGGAGGGTCTGGTCTCCTTTTATGATGTGGAGGCCAGGTCTCATATCTACTCTTTCACTGGTCAGTCTTTCATTGAGAAACTCTATCCATACTTTGGCCCGTGTCGTAATGATGGAGGTAAAAACTCATCTCCACTGATCATCTCACCCGTATCAAACTATGCATAA
- the LOC140562021 gene encoding E3 ubiquitin-protein ligase TRIM39-like isoform X2, with translation MAEFSSQQPRKRRRKNKDEAPPDFSRDSSGPLSEDQFLCSICLDVFTDPVSTPCGHNFCLNCIKTCWGDSPQCHCPLCKEKFTKRPELKVNTTLREVVEHFKKNSGLDKPEVLCDVCTGVKQKALKSCLDCGLTFCNSHLEPHYNVPKLKKHKLINPVENLENYICQKHEKPLELFCRDDQTCVCRFCIEGHHRTHNTVPIEEESGQKKTQLAKTQTDMQQMIQDRLKKIKEIKQSLELRKRNTEKEISDSVEVFTALVRSIERSQAELLEVMEEKQKAAERQAEDLIKDLEQEITELQRRDTELEQLSHTEDHLHLLQMYPSLCSPPHTSTWTDLSIDPHLSAETVRSALSELQKSLNEELTKTLNEKIRESVSTELKRIQQYAVDVTLDPDTANLNLLLFGDGKKVRHRDTKQNRPDNPKRFTNYGNVLGKEGYSSGRFYYEVQVKGKTEWDFGVARESVNRKGKTTLCPQNGFWTVWLRNGNEYKALAGPSISLSLREKPQKVGVFVDYEEGLVSFYDVEARSHIYSFTGQSFTEKLYPLFNPCPNDGGKNSSPLIISPVSNNA, from the exons atggctGAATTTTCATCACAACAGccaagaaaaagacgaagaaagAACAAGGATGAAGCACCACCTGACT TTTCTCGTGACTCCAGTGGTCCTCTTTCTGAAGACCAGTTCCTGTGTTCTATCTGCCTGGATGTGTTCACTGATCCTGTCTCCACTCCATGTGGACACAACTTCTGTCTGAACTGTATTAAAACATGCTGGGGTGACAGTCCACAGTGTCACTGTCCATTatgtaaagagaaattcacAAAGAGACCAGAACTGAAGGTCAATACAACACTGAGAGAGGTGGTGGAGCACTTTAAGAAGAATAGTGGTCTTGATAAACCTGAGGTTCTCTGTGACGTCTGTACTGGAGTGAAGCAAAAAGCCCTGAAATCCTGTCTGGATTGTGGTCTGACTTTCTGTAATTCTCATTTAGAGCCTCATTATAATGTTCCAAAACTTAAGAAACACAAGTTAATAAACCCAGTGGAGAACCTGGAGAACTACATCTGCCAGAAGCATGAGAAACCCCTGGAGCTGTTCTGTAGAGATGACCAGACATGTGTGTGTCGGTTCTGCATTGAAGGACACCACAGGACTCACAACACTGTTCCTATAGAGGAGGAGAGTGGACAGAAGAAG ACACAGCTGGCAAAGACGCAGACAGACATGCAGCAGATGATACAAGACAGGCTGAAGAAGATCAAAGAAATCAAACAGTCACTTGAGCTCAGAAAA agaaacacagagaaggaGATTTCAGACAGTGTTGAGGTCTTCACTGCTCTGGTGCGCTCCATTGAGAGAAGCCAGGCTGAGCTGCTTGAGGTGATGGAGGAGAAGCAGAAAGCAGCAGAGAGGCAGGCTGAAGACCTCATTAAAGATCTGGAGCAGGAAATCACTGAGCTACAGAGGAGAGACACTGAGCTGGAGCAGCTCTCACACACTGaggaccacctccacctcctacaG ATGTACCCCTCCCTGTGCAGCCCCCCACACACCAGCACCTGGACTGACCTCAGTATTGACCCTCATCTGAGTGCAGAGACTGTGAGGAGCGCTCTGTCTGAACTTCAGAAGAGTCTGAATGAAGAACTCACTAAAACTCTGAATGAAAAGATCAGAGAATCAG TCTCAACAGAACTGAAGAGGATTCAGCAGTATGCAG tGGATGTGACTCTGGATCCTGATACAGCTAATCTCAATCTCCTCCTGTTTGGTGATGGAAAAAAAGTGAGACATAGAGACACTAAACAGAATCGTCCTGACAATCCAAAGAGATTCACCAATTATGGCAATGTCCTGGGAAAGGAGGGATACTCCTCAGGGAGATTTTACTATGAGGTGCAGGTGAAGGGAAAGACTGAGTGGGATTTCGGAGTGGCCAGAGAGTCTGTTAACCGGAAGGGGAAGACTACACTGTGCCCACAGAATGGATTTTGGACTGTGTGGCTGAGGAATGGAAATGAGTATAAGGCTCTTGCTGGTCCCTCAATCTCCCTATCCCTGAGAGAGAAGCCCCAAAAGGTGGGGGTGTTTGTGGATTATGAGGAGGGTCTGGTCTCCTTTTATGATGTGGAGGCCAGGTCTCATATCTACTCTTTCACTGGCcagtctttcactgagaaactctATCCATTGTTTAACCCCTGTCCTAATGATGGAGGTAAAAATTCATCTCCACTGATTATCTCACCCGTTTCAAACAATGCATAA
- the LOC140562021 gene encoding E3 ubiquitin-protein ligase TRIM39-like isoform X1: MNRVKGGKKKMAEFSSQQPRKRRRKNKDEAPPDFSRDSSGPLSEDQFLCSICLDVFTDPVSTPCGHNFCLNCIKTCWGDSPQCHCPLCKEKFTKRPELKVNTTLREVVEHFKKNSGLDKPEVLCDVCTGVKQKALKSCLDCGLTFCNSHLEPHYNVPKLKKHKLINPVENLENYICQKHEKPLELFCRDDQTCVCRFCIEGHHRTHNTVPIEEESGQKKTQLAKTQTDMQQMIQDRLKKIKEIKQSLELRKRNTEKEISDSVEVFTALVRSIERSQAELLEVMEEKQKAAERQAEDLIKDLEQEITELQRRDTELEQLSHTEDHLHLLQMYPSLCSPPHTSTWTDLSIDPHLSAETVRSALSELQKSLNEELTKTLNEKIRESVSTELKRIQQYAVDVTLDPDTANLNLLLFGDGKKVRHRDTKQNRPDNPKRFTNYGNVLGKEGYSSGRFYYEVQVKGKTEWDFGVARESVNRKGKTTLCPQNGFWTVWLRNGNEYKALAGPSISLSLREKPQKVGVFVDYEEGLVSFYDVEARSHIYSFTGQSFTEKLYPLFNPCPNDGGKNSSPLIISPVSNNA; the protein is encoded by the exons gaggaaaaaagaaaatggctGAATTTTCATCACAACAGccaagaaaaagacgaagaaagAACAAGGATGAAGCACCACCTGACT TTTCTCGTGACTCCAGTGGTCCTCTTTCTGAAGACCAGTTCCTGTGTTCTATCTGCCTGGATGTGTTCACTGATCCTGTCTCCACTCCATGTGGACACAACTTCTGTCTGAACTGTATTAAAACATGCTGGGGTGACAGTCCACAGTGTCACTGTCCATTatgtaaagagaaattcacAAAGAGACCAGAACTGAAGGTCAATACAACACTGAGAGAGGTGGTGGAGCACTTTAAGAAGAATAGTGGTCTTGATAAACCTGAGGTTCTCTGTGACGTCTGTACTGGAGTGAAGCAAAAAGCCCTGAAATCCTGTCTGGATTGTGGTCTGACTTTCTGTAATTCTCATTTAGAGCCTCATTATAATGTTCCAAAACTTAAGAAACACAAGTTAATAAACCCAGTGGAGAACCTGGAGAACTACATCTGCCAGAAGCATGAGAAACCCCTGGAGCTGTTCTGTAGAGATGACCAGACATGTGTGTGTCGGTTCTGCATTGAAGGACACCACAGGACTCACAACACTGTTCCTATAGAGGAGGAGAGTGGACAGAAGAAG ACACAGCTGGCAAAGACGCAGACAGACATGCAGCAGATGATACAAGACAGGCTGAAGAAGATCAAAGAAATCAAACAGTCACTTGAGCTCAGAAAA agaaacacagagaaggaGATTTCAGACAGTGTTGAGGTCTTCACTGCTCTGGTGCGCTCCATTGAGAGAAGCCAGGCTGAGCTGCTTGAGGTGATGGAGGAGAAGCAGAAAGCAGCAGAGAGGCAGGCTGAAGACCTCATTAAAGATCTGGAGCAGGAAATCACTGAGCTACAGAGGAGAGACACTGAGCTGGAGCAGCTCTCACACACTGaggaccacctccacctcctacaG ATGTACCCCTCCCTGTGCAGCCCCCCACACACCAGCACCTGGACTGACCTCAGTATTGACCCTCATCTGAGTGCAGAGACTGTGAGGAGCGCTCTGTCTGAACTTCAGAAGAGTCTGAATGAAGAACTCACTAAAACTCTGAATGAAAAGATCAGAGAATCAG TCTCAACAGAACTGAAGAGGATTCAGCAGTATGCAG tGGATGTGACTCTGGATCCTGATACAGCTAATCTCAATCTCCTCCTGTTTGGTGATGGAAAAAAAGTGAGACATAGAGACACTAAACAGAATCGTCCTGACAATCCAAAGAGATTCACCAATTATGGCAATGTCCTGGGAAAGGAGGGATACTCCTCAGGGAGATTTTACTATGAGGTGCAGGTGAAGGGAAAGACTGAGTGGGATTTCGGAGTGGCCAGAGAGTCTGTTAACCGGAAGGGGAAGACTACACTGTGCCCACAGAATGGATTTTGGACTGTGTGGCTGAGGAATGGAAATGAGTATAAGGCTCTTGCTGGTCCCTCAATCTCCCTATCCCTGAGAGAGAAGCCCCAAAAGGTGGGGGTGTTTGTGGATTATGAGGAGGGTCTGGTCTCCTTTTATGATGTGGAGGCCAGGTCTCATATCTACTCTTTCACTGGCcagtctttcactgagaaactctATCCATTGTTTAACCCCTGTCCTAATGATGGAGGTAAAAATTCATCTCCACTGATTATCTCACCCGTTTCAAACAATGCATAA